The following is a genomic window from Magnetococcus sp. PR-3.
AACTGACCCTTCTTCACCATGAAGAGCGTTGGCAAAGGCCGGTTTTACGCTTTGCGGTAACATGGCAGGAAAAAAGTGGACCACTGATCGCTCAGCAGATGCAAGGGGTGCTCTATATCGATGCCTTGAGCAGTCGGCCCATAAAACTTTCCCTCTCAGGCCCCATTTCTAAACCGTTATCTCTTAAAAAACAGCCCCACTTTATACAAGGTCAAAAGACTTTTTATCGAGCTTGGAGCTACAGTGACGACCCCAATATCAGCCTATCCGTTGAGACCATCCCCCAAATTGCCCCCGAGAGCCAGGTTGTCTCTATGGATCTCTCCCCAGATGGTAAAACATTGAGTTTTTTAACCGACTCAGAACAGTTGGTTTTTTGGGATGTAGATACACGTCGTACCATCGCCACCCATCAGGAATCCAAAAATGTACTGATGTATCATCGAGCTCCGATCGAGACCCCAGCCGAGACATTACCTATGCTGGTTCTCTTTGATAATATTGGCTATACAGCCGGTTACTCAGGTACCAGCGGAAAACTACGCTGGACCGGTACCCGCGATGCCGCACGTCGAGAGGTTAAAGACCGACCTAGAGCTTTTACCACCCTTGGCATCTATCCCATTATTGGCTACCCAGATAGTAAGATCGCCATGTTAAACATGGGATTTAGAAAAAATATCCCTATGTATTTTAGTACCGAGCAAGGGGGGATTATGGCACTCGGTAGTAATGACCGTGGTAATTTATTGGCCTCTTTGGGTAAGGATGGAACCTTACAGTTAAGAGAGCTTGCCTTTGATCATAACTGTACAAAGATGGAATTCGATCTCGGTGAATGGTGTGAAGATCTATATTTGGATGAAGAGACCCTTATCGCACAGTTGGATCAGGTCAATACTCAAGCTGTTCAGAGCTTATATGTACATCCGCAAGGCTCTTTAATCGCCTGGAGTGACGCAAACGCAGACATACACCTATGGTACCCTAAGCAGAATCATAGACATGTCATTAAGCAGGCAGGACGCTTTATAAGGTTTGATCAATCCGGTTTATTCATGGCGTCCGATCAAGGGATGTGGGATCTCTCATCCACCACACCTAAGCAAACTCAACGCTGGCCCTCAGATACAGCTGGACCCGTCGCACTGTCCAAAGATGGAAAAACTGTATTTCTAGCCCGCCAACAGCAGGAACGTTTTTTTGTCGAAATGCGAGACAGCAAAAACGGGGCACCATTGGATACCATTCATTCCAGCAGTTGGGGCATTACTTTTACCAGCCCCTTTAGTGATGGCCATACGTTTACACTGGGCAAGAACAAAAGTGGCATATGGGATCTCAAGACCCCATCATTTAAAAGCATGTCCATGCCCGTCACCCCAACTTTGACCGATGCAACCGTGCAAAAAAAAGGGGCAAGCCTTGCCTTTGGTACACCGGGTATGACGGTGGTCTCAGACTCTACTACAAATAATCAGGCAACCCGTATTAACACGGCTGGTTCAGCTCTGGCCTTGGCCAAGGATGGACGTTTGGCACTGGGAGGGTGGAACCTGAAGGCCCAGATCTTACTGTACAAAACCGACAGTGAAAAAAGACAACGGACCATTAAAACCGATGAAGAAGGGTTTGTTTGGAACCTTGCTTTTACCAACAGCCAAACAGGTATCGATCTAATTATGGTCACCAGTGATGGTGTCATAACGGCCTGGGATAAAACCGGGGAAAAACCGGTATGGCGCGTAGAGGAGGATAAAGCCTACACCACTTTAAAACTCGCGATGGATGCCAAAAGTCGCTATCTGGTGGTTGGGCCTGTTTCATCACTCAAAGGGGGTATGTGGAATAAGAGGATCCCGGTTATACGCATCTATAACTTGCAAACCGGTGAGCTTATTCGAGAAATGAACCCATTGTGGGATCTTAACAGTCAAATACAACTGGCGTTAAGCCCCGATGGCACAACCCTGGTCTGCTCCACAGAGAAGGGGAGCGTTTACCTGTATGATGTCGCGTCGGGTGTTACCCGCTCTAATTTTAAAGCCCATGATGTTGCCATTACCAGCCTTCGGTTTATGGAAGAGAGTACGCGTTTTTTTACCGCCAGTCAGGATGGTTCTATAAAGATTTGGACTGTACAAGAGCAGCCACCTATGAGCGCTGTTTTCTCTAAGTCGCGTCATCAGCTCATGTTAAAAGACCTTGACCTTCATAGAAAGAGCCATCATATCGCGACCTTAATTGGTGTCGGGGATGAAGAGTTTATCATCACCACACAAGATGGATACTACACAGCATCCCCAGGTGCATTACGGGCATTGGCGTTGGTTCAAGACAGTAAAGCTTTTGATTTTGAATCGTTTGATCTCTATATGAACCGACCGGATATCATCCTAAAGCGTTTAGGTTTTGCCGATGAA
Proteins encoded in this region:
- a CDS encoding caspase family protein, which codes for MTFRYWKLQGQKRVDDLKDFKTYITGRGRYQTYAFSTDENNQPSIMRYVFADENLGATGVYSKPTYTQRPLHRQGYTVTKQLDGSWSFTPDEKFTPDEKLKKRLIKLADAPFLFATLGQWIAQHPWQKGVPRPFTPDLLNRLKLKQGKLTLLHHEERWQRPVLRFAVTWQEKSGPLIAQQMQGVLYIDALSSRPIKLSLSGPISKPLSLKKQPHFIQGQKTFYRAWSYSDDPNISLSVETIPQIAPESQVVSMDLSPDGKTLSFLTDSEQLVFWDVDTRRTIATHQESKNVLMYHRAPIETPAETLPMLVLFDNIGYTAGYSGTSGKLRWTGTRDAARREVKDRPRAFTTLGIYPIIGYPDSKIAMLNMGFRKNIPMYFSTEQGGIMALGSNDRGNLLASLGKDGTLQLRELAFDHNCTKMEFDLGEWCEDLYLDEETLIAQLDQVNTQAVQSLYVHPQGSLIAWSDANADIHLWYPKQNHRHVIKQAGRFIRFDQSGLFMASDQGMWDLSSTTPKQTQRWPSDTAGPVALSKDGKTVFLARQQQERFFVEMRDSKNGAPLDTIHSSSWGITFTSPFSDGHTFTLGKNKSGIWDLKTPSFKSMSMPVTPTLTDATVQKKGASLAFGTPGMTVVSDSTTNNQATRINTAGSALALAKDGRLALGGWNLKAQILLYKTDSEKRQRTIKTDEEGFVWNLAFTNSQTGIDLIMVTSDGVITAWDKTGEKPVWRVEEDKAYTTLKLAMDAKSRYLVVGPVSSLKGGMWNKRIPVIRIYNLQTGELIREMNPLWDLNSQIQLALSPDGTTLVCSTEKGSVYLYDVASGVTRSNFKAHDVAITSLRFMEESTRFFTASQDGSIKIWTVQEQPPMSAVFSKSRHQLMLKDLDLHRKSHHIATLIGVGDEEFIITTQDGYYTASPGALRALALVQDSKAFDFESFDLYMNRPDIILKRLGFADEQYLKVLTTAHQKRLKREGFSELPSLRLNGNQPPSLELSTPAPAFTKARSVSLQLMATRGEQALKRLRVTVNSVPVPKWNDLAIEDQPTWTQEIELNLAPGQNRIKLWVEDVWGIRSPAQTMVITQTAPPRQPDLYFFAVGVSKYNNANLNLNYSAKDAQDLAQLFGQFSGQSFNKVHIKTVLDQQATTTTIKQQAQSFLAKTRPNDLIILFFAGHGLLDEKLNYYFATTDIDPNQPQKAGLAYDDIPGLLKQTAAHNRLILIDSCHSGEVDPDMTNLKQVSMEQINNGSANIRGRIMGVKSSKKAKPKVGLKTSFKLMQDLFANVGDSAGAVVLAAAGGAEYALENSRWRNGAFTFSLLQGLNTGLADLNKDGAIKITELTRWVKKRVAELTKNGQHPTARSRNIDLDFTITTVSKQASP